CTACTTGCCATCTTTATATGCATATCCAGGTATCGACTCTTTAATTTCTTACTATCTAATGCTAGACTATTGTTTCAGAATTGAGATCTTTGAATGCAGagaaagaggaggaggagggccAAATCCAAAATGAGGGTCATAAAGAATCCTCTCCACGAGGAGTGCTAGAAGACGGTTCAATTAGCTTAGAATCAGAAACACTTGCCAAGGACAGCAATTCAAATGGCTCTGAATCTGAAACAGCTTCCAAGCCCAGCACTTCAGGCTCTGAAACCCAATTGAACTCATCAGGAACTGCTCAGTGGCGTGACTTCTTTCGTGGACTTAAGGGAGCTACAAGACGCATTCAAACCTTCCCTCCTCCTAAAAAACGTGGCCCCAAACTGACCAGAAGTAAGACCCAAAGAATTAGAGAGGAATTGATTCCAGTTGTAAGTTCTCCTTTGGAAACTGATATCTACTGTCTGAAATCTTCCTGGAAGAACTTTTCACTCTCAGAAATCAAAACTGCAACCAATAATTTCAATAATGGTTTGTACCTCTTTCAGAATCTATATCTAAATTCAGCAGCTTTTTGATGGTTAAATACCCAACTCCAAAAAAACAATTATGGTGTTTACTAATAGTATAGTGATATGGAGTCATTTTCGGGCTACAAGGTTCAAATCCTAACTAagaccatatatatatataagagatAAGAattctagtgtttttcctaatATACTAGGCTTAAATGTTATAATTCCTTGTAGAGAATTTGATTGGAGAAGGAGGCTATGCTGAAGTTTACAAGGGGCAATTAAAAGATGGGCAGCTTGTTGCAATAAAAAAGTTAACCAGAGGTTCCCCAGAAGAGATGACTGTTGATTTCTTATCGGAGCTTGGGATGATGGTTCATGTTGATCATCACAACATTGCTAAAGTGATTGGCTATGGAGTTGAAGGGGGAATGCATCTTGTGCTTGAGTTGTCTGCTCATGGGAGCCTTGCATCTTTACTTTACGGTTTGATCATTACTCAAAGATTAAGCAGTTCATATCCTTTCAATCTTTCAAATTAGAGATGTTTCTGAATTCATTTCACACGGCATGTTTATAGGTCCAAAGGAAAAACTGGACTGGGGAATTAGATACAAAATTGCTACAGGAACTGCTGATGGTCTTCAATATCTGCATGAGGGTTGCCAAAGGAGAATTATTCACAAGGATATCAAGGCTTCTAATATATTGCTCACTGAGGATTTCGAGCCTCAGGTGTGTTGTTTCAAACCTGAATCTTTCTTTAACCAATTGCGACCTGAAATCTTTGTTTATCATCTGAAGCTTTAATTGCTCAGCTGGGAACTTTATATTTGTGCAGATTTCTGATTTTGGTCTTGCAAAGTGGTTACCTGAGCACTGGACTCATCACACTGTATCAAAGGTGGAAGGCACATTTGGGTTTGTAATCCAAAACTTCTCTTTAGTCTCTGAATCATCATCTTCTACTACAATTTGGTCTCACTTCCTATAATCATGACAGTTACCTTCCTCCCGAGTTCTTCATGCATGGCATAGTGGACGAAAAAACAGATGTTTATGCTTATGGGGTATTGCTATTAGAGCTCGTTACTGGAAAGCAAGCAATTGATAGCTCTCAGCAAAGCCTTGTGATGTGGGTATGTATTGTTCCTTTCTGCTCTGCTTCAACTCTAGTCTTACATTGCAGCCAACAACTTTTCAGCGGTCCTAAAGATGACTCCGGTACCCCTTAAGTTTTCTTACTGCCAAGAACTAAATTGAATCTACTGCTTGCAGGCTAAACCTTTGCTTATGAAGAACAGTTTCAAGGAGCTTGTGGATCCAACTCTTGGAGATGCCTATAATGAGGAACAAATGGAAGTTCTGGCCCTTACTGCTTCTTTCTGTATACATCAATCTTCAGTGCAACGGCCTCAAATGAACCAGGCATGTCTTCTAATCTTAGAATTGCTAGCAACAAAGCTCTCTTTCTGTTTACGGCATCAGTATAAATATTTTGCTTTGGTTTGCATTTGAAAAAGCAGATTGTAGAGATATTAAAAGGAAACAAGGACATCTTGGAAGAGGTAAAAGGGCTTCAGAAATCTACACACCAAAGGACATACTCTGAGGAGCTCTTTGATGCAGACGAATACAACTCAACAAAGCATCTACAAGATATGAATCGACACATGGAAGTTCTATTGGGCCAATGTGATGAAAACTCCATATAACCTCATTGGGTTCTAATAGAGTTGATTGGCCAAAAAATGATCCATTTAGCCAACTCCAAGTAGTTCAGGATTAAGGCTTAGTTGTTATCGTATTCTGATGAAAGCTTCAAGATTGCAGAAGGAACTATTAAAACCATGGAAAATTTTTGGCCAGATTGTTTATTCCCTGAAACTGGGTTCCTGATCTTGCTGCCACAAGTGAAATATGGAGCAGGACTACTAGAACAGTTTTGAAGAAGCAAGAGGAGAAAGCACAATGCAATGCCAGACCAATTGGTGTATCAACGTAGGTCTTATTTGTTATGCAATGAAGTTGAATATAAATAGATAATTTCCAATTTCTTTTTGTGTGAGGAAAAGCAGGAAAGttgtttttcttaaatgtttctTGTAAATCTCTGGTTTTGCATTCCTCTCCTTATTAATTTAGATATATAGATAAAGTGATTCAACCGCAGACTTACTCAGGCTAAAAGGAGTGACATTGTCAGGCTGAAGAAGATGATTAAAACTTAGATTCGATTCACTAATAAATGAATTTCACCATATAAATGGAACTTGCTTGTTATGAAATTTACATGTTTgtgttttaaattgaaaatggaAGGCAAGAAGGAGAGCCACATATTTGGATTATGCCCATCATATCAATAAAAAGAAAGTAGAGCAGACTCAAGACTAGATTTATTCTCCCCATTAAGAGTTTGAAGATGCTCTTCATGTCATTGAATAAATCCAATAGTACAGTTTCACTTTGAATTGATGTCTTTTCTCCTCACCCATCATAATATTCCAATAATGAAAAGAGATTGAGAATACTCACCTCATTTCCACTAGAAAAATTAATCATCATGATAAGGATTCTTTCTCTTGGAATTTATGGTGAAAAATTCTAGAAAACAGAAATGAAAACAAATGCTGCTTTTCTATTACAAAGGTAAActtgctttattttttctttattcattttgaattttaggttttttttttctagaatATAATTTATTCACTAGTTTATATACTCCATTTATTATACATTGAAAAAGTTAAATTCTTTAGttaaagaataatttttaaaatatgagtgactttactttttaatatattcaaaaaatattaaatttatagataaaaaacatttaaaaaagtaGGAGAATACTAGGGAGTGTTTGGATTAGAGGTTTGATATCCATGGATGTTTCATATTCAATAACTACTCTTACCCATTTTATAAAAGTAggaaataatttttatcattagtATTTGCAGAGGAAGGGaacatatatattattattttattatttaatatttatttatctattttaataataaaataatagataaaatCAAATactacattttaaaaaataagagcaataaaattatataccCTTCAAcagtaataaattaataatagaaatatGTAATGTGTTACGTAAAtattacatttataattaattattagataaaattagGAATAAGTTAAATAGATTTCTGTGCTTGACTTATGGTCTAAGTATATATAATTTGTAAGAGGATAAATAACAATCTTTCCAAATCTTCTCAACGGGAAAAAGGATAGATAGTCTGAAGTCACTTCTACGTCAAAACCATGTGTAGCTTTCAATCAGAAACCGACCAATTGTTTCGTGAGCACATTGAATCGAGAAaaagatataataataattaaaaaaatatcacaagGAGATGGAATATGATCTCTTTCAGGGGCTTAAATGCTCGAGCGATGTATGAAGAGGAGGAAATGGTGATGGGGCCTGAATCTGTGAGCTAAAAGCGCTCGAGAACAGAACGCAGCACAAATCCAGAGGAAAGAGATAAAGAAGTGGATAGAGTCCACTAATGCTGTACTGGGTACTATACATACTCGAAAAGCAACCGAAATTTTGGATCTTTTTTGGCGTTTTAGTATTAAATTCATCAAATCCCTTTTCTAGCATTTATTCCCACTTCGATTCTGCGATAATACCCCAAGGTCTGCAAATTTAAGCCGCAAAGCTTTTTCGGGTCGCAGCTTCAATAAGAACTCCCTCTGTgtttgtgtgtgtatatatattttttgagagagaaagagagagagagagcaactGAAGCAAGGCATGGACGTGGGTCAGATGCAGAGAACATGGGTTGAATATACAAAGTCCTTGTTTAGGGAGGTAAACCACTGAGAATGTAAATCTGCTTTTCTTCTTCCATTGATctggttttattttttcttccttCTTGGTTCTTTCTATGTTTAAATCGGCTTGGGTTTCGATTTTTTAttcgtttctttttcttttcctcctttGGTTGTGTGAAGGGGTTTCTGGATGCTCAGTTTACACAGCTTCAGCTACTGCAAGATGAGAGCAACCCAGATTTTGTTGTTGAAGTGGTGTCTCTCTTCTTTGAAGATTCTGAGCGGCTTCTTAATGATCTCGCCAGAGCTTTGTAAGGACCTTCCCTCCTTCCAATTCCCCCTTCCCCCTTCCTCCTTCCCCCTCCCCTTCTCTTCTACACTTTCTTATCCGAGGCTTTCTGTTCTATTTGGTGATTTTAATTCTAGCTagttcc
The genomic region above belongs to Manihot esculenta cultivar AM560-2 chromosome 3, M.esculenta_v8, whole genome shotgun sequence and contains:
- the LOC110611157 gene encoding receptor-like cytosolic serine/threonine-protein kinase RBK2 isoform X2, translating into MERVPEPSASSCNGSQDSAREDQENATVTFACKTLKRSGFSDTFSPNEKEEEEGQIQNEGHKESSPRGVLEDGSISLESETLAKDSNSNGSESETASKPSTSGSETQLNSSGTAQWRDFFRGLKGATRRIQTFPPPKKRGPKLTRSKTQRIREELIPVVSSPLETDIYCLKSSWKNFSLSEIKTATNNFNNENLIGEGGYAEVYKGQLKDGQLVAIKKLTRGSPEEMTVDFLSELGMMVHVDHHNIAKVIGYGVEGGMHLVLELSAHGSLASLLYGPKEKLDWGIRYKIATGTADGLQYLHEGCQRRIIHKDIKASNILLTEDFEPQISDFGLAKWLPEHWTHHTVSKVEGTFGYLPPEFFMHGIVDEKTDVYAYGVLLLELVTGKQAIDSSQQSLVMWAKPLLMKNSFKELVDPTLGDAYNEEQMEVLALTASFCIHQSSVQRPQMNQIVEILKGNKDILEEVKGLQKSTHQRTYSEELFDADEYNSTKHLQDMNRHMEVLLGQCDENSI
- the LOC110611157 gene encoding receptor-like cytosolic serine/threonine-protein kinase RBK2 isoform X1, with product MERVPEPSASSCNGSQDSAREDQENATVTFACKTLKRSGFSDTFSPNELRSLNAEKEEEEGQIQNEGHKESSPRGVLEDGSISLESETLAKDSNSNGSESETASKPSTSGSETQLNSSGTAQWRDFFRGLKGATRRIQTFPPPKKRGPKLTRSKTQRIREELIPVVSSPLETDIYCLKSSWKNFSLSEIKTATNNFNNENLIGEGGYAEVYKGQLKDGQLVAIKKLTRGSPEEMTVDFLSELGMMVHVDHHNIAKVIGYGVEGGMHLVLELSAHGSLASLLYGPKEKLDWGIRYKIATGTADGLQYLHEGCQRRIIHKDIKASNILLTEDFEPQISDFGLAKWLPEHWTHHTVSKVEGTFGYLPPEFFMHGIVDEKTDVYAYGVLLLELVTGKQAIDSSQQSLVMWAKPLLMKNSFKELVDPTLGDAYNEEQMEVLALTASFCIHQSSVQRPQMNQIVEILKGNKDILEEVKGLQKSTHQRTYSEELFDADEYNSTKHLQDMNRHMEVLLGQCDENSI